One Rosa chinensis cultivar Old Blush chromosome 5, RchiOBHm-V2, whole genome shotgun sequence genomic region harbors:
- the LOC112201548 gene encoding pre-rRNA-processing protein TSR2 — protein sequence MEPERKLTAAAVAAFQEGVGLVLSRWSALQLAVENEWGGRDSRLKAEQLLSDIVSWVNHSTEPLYIDDLEEMLIEAMSSLNTVIEDGSIEEVAEKLMIMHEECLDCNFKSIESLREANSRRVPTLHVKQVVDDDEDSDDNDDDTDPSMNKDESSNMNVDKPESHAVEPKTRQAVEAEDGWEVVGPRRSRGKRN from the exons ATGGAGCCTGAGAGAAAGCTAACGGCGGCGGctgtggcggcgttccaagAAGGGGTCGGGCTAGTTCTGTCGCGGTGGTCGGCGCTTCAATTGGCCGTTGAGAACGAGTGGGGTGGCCGTGACTCGCGCCTCAAGGCCGAGCAACTCCTCTCCGATATCGTCTCCTGGGTCAATCACTCCACCG aacctctttatatagatgatttaGAAGAAATGCTCATTGAAGCTATGAGTTCTCTCAATACTGTGATAGAGGATGGTAGCATTGAGGAG GTAGCTGAAAAATTAATGATTATGCATGAAGAATGTTTGGATTGCAATTTCAAGTCTATTGAAAGCCTAAGGGAAGCCAATAGTCGAAGAGTTCCAACTCTTCATGTTAAACAG GTTGTGGATGACGATGAAGACAGtgatgataatgatgatgatacTGATCCTAGCATGAATAAAGATGAGTCATCAAACATGAATGTGGACAAACCAGAGTCTCATGCAGTAGAGCCAAAGACCAGGCAGGCAGTTGAAGCAGAAGATGGTTGGGAGGTAGTCGGACCAAGAAGAAGTAGGGGTAAAAGGAATTAG
- the LOC112166901 gene encoding cytochrome P450 81Q32: MEDIFFYTSLSIIVCLLITLKLFERRRHPNLPPSPSLFLPILNHLHLLKSPVHRTFHSLSQKYGPIFSLWFGSRRVVIISSSSAVEECFTKNDIVLANRPPTLLSKHFAYNSTTITTSPYGDQWRNVRRIGTVEVLSTSRLNSFSDVRKEEVKHLLRKLFLKAEEEEGCFVKVELRSMLYELTFNNIMTMMAGKRYVGDHVANKKEGKEFIEIMDEAFSYSLGTNPGEFMPFFRWFGGNGYERKVKKLGTRADMFLQRLIDEHRNKTASESKNTLIDHMLSQQGSEPEYYTDEIIKGLILNLLLAGTDTSAVTLEWAMSGLLNHPDTLDKARAELDAQLGQERLVDEQDISKLPYLQSIISETLRLYPAAPMLLPHFASDDCVVGGFDIPRDTLILVNAWAIHRDPKLWDDPESFKPERFEIGSKDKAHKYMPFGMGRRACPGVGLAQREVGLTLASLIQCFEWKRVSKEEVDMTEGTGLTMPKLVPLEAMYKPCSFFNKVFH, translated from the exons ATGGAAGACATCTTCTTCTACACTTCTCTCTCCATCATCGTGTGCCTGCTGATCACTCTAAAGCTGTTTGAACGGCGACGTCACCCTAACCTCCCTCCAAGTCCTTCCTTATTTCTTCCGATTCTCAATCATCTCCACCTTCTCAAATCCCCGGTCCACCGCACCTTCCACAGCCTCTCCCAGAAATACGGCCCCATCTTCTCCCTCTGGTTCGGCTCCCGCCGCGTGGTCATTATCTCCTCCTCCTCGGCCGTGGAAGAATGCTTCACCAAAAATGACATAGTGTTGGCAAACCGTCCCCCCACGCTCCTGAGTAAGCACTTTGCGTACAACAGCACCACCATTACGACCTCCCCCTACGGCGATCAATGGCGAAACGTTCGGCGTATCGGCACTGTCGAGGTCTTGTCCACCAGCCGGCTCAACTCTTTCTCAGATGTCAGAAAAGAAGAAGTCAAGCACTTGCTGCGCAAGCTTTTTCTAaaggcagaagaagaagaaggttgttttgtgaaagtggagctGAGGTCTATGTTATATGAGCTGACCTTCAACAACATAATGACAATGATGGCGGGGAAGAGGTATGTCGGGGACCATGTTGCGAACAAGAAAGAGGGGAAGGAGTTCATTGAGATCATGGATGAGGCGTTTTCGTACAGCTTGGGAACCAACCCCGGAGAATTCATGCCCTTTTTCAGATGGTTTGGTGGTAATGGTTATGAGAGGAAGGTGAAGAAGTTGGGTACGAGAGCAGATATGTTCTTGCAACGTCTGATTGATGAGCACAGGAACAAGACTGCATCAGAGAGTAAAAATACCTTGATCGACCACATGCTTTCTCAGCAGGGGTCAGAACCTGAATATTACACTGATGAGATCATCAAAGGACTTATACTG AATCTATTATTGGCTGGCACTGATACATCGGCAGTGACATTAGAATGGGCCATGTCTGGTTTGCTAAACCATCCGGATACGTTAGATAAGGCTAGAGCTGAACTGGATGCTCAACTTGGTCAAGAACGCTTAGTAGACGAACAAGACATTTCTAAACTTCCCTATTTACAAAGTATTATCTCCGAGACTCTTCGATTGTATCCAGCGGCACCAATGCTATTACCACATTTTGCATCAGATGATTGCGTTGTAGGTGGATTTGATATACCACGTGACACATTGATATTGGTCAATGCATGGGCCATACATAGAGACCCAAAGTTGTGGGATGATCCAGAAAGCTTCAAACCTGAGAGGTTTGAAATCGGTAGTAAGGACAAGGCACACAAATATATGCCATTTGGAATGGGAAGAAGGGCATGCCCCGGAGTAGGATTGGCCCAACGTGAGGTAGGCTTGACTTTGGCTTCATTGATTCAATGCTTTGAGTGGAAGAGGGTCAGTAAGGAGGAGGTTGATATGACCGAAGGGACAGGACTCACCATGCCTAAATTAGTGCCATTGGAGGCCATGTACAAACCATGCTCCTTTTTTAACAAGGTTTTCCATTGA